One genomic window of Punica granatum isolate Tunisia-2019 chromosome 1, ASM765513v2, whole genome shotgun sequence includes the following:
- the LOC116192154 gene encoding subtilisin-like protease SBT2.5, with amino-acid sequence MGSGETDLYFVFMNYDPEYERLRAKRTKKGGYELDAYLSRKHDELLAATLEPGTYKKTVSLVIVDAFAVEISEHQANVLRSEEGVRIVEKNQEVA; translated from the exons ATGGGAAGTGGGGAAACCGACTTATACTTCGTGTTCATGAACTACGACCCGGAGTACGAACGACTCCGAGCCAAGCG AACAAAGAAGGGAGGGTACGAGCTCGATGCGTATCTGAGCCGGAAGCACGACGAGTTGTTGGCTGCCACTCTCGAGCCGGGGACCTACAAGAAGACTGTCTCGCTGGTCATCGTTGATGCCTTTGCTGTGGAAATCTCTGAGCATCAG GCAAATGTGCTTAGATCTGAGGAGGGAGTGAGGATCGTGGAGAAGAATCAAGAAGTTGCTTAA